In Aythya fuligula isolate bAytFul2 chromosome 27, bAytFul2.pri, whole genome shotgun sequence, a single window of DNA contains:
- the NPC1L1 gene encoding NPC1-like intracellular cholesterol transporter 1: MAASPALASAVLGALLALAAPELTPIHRAGYCAFYDECGRNPEVNVSLVSSNVPCLYNRPAHLATGPLLQLLRSVCPELVRGDNDTRVCCTVRQLTALQVSVALSGTVLARCPSCSRNFANLYCNNICSPDQSLFTNVTRMVNRTTVLGVQQEAVVEYQCFYSQRYADAAFNSCKDVRLPATGGYAIDTMCGIYGARLCTTQRWLDFQGDKNNGLAPLQIDFQLVPNGTQPGDGIEPLDERVWGCSEALSADQQPCSCQDCAESCPAVPAPPDPAPPFRLGAVDGALVICVLLFGFFALVFLTALMCRRKKKKKKAAPAPREGCAVRLGTYSHRFLADVFRRWGTLVARHPVPVLVVAAVVAVGLSVGMMTLQLTTDPVELWSAPGSQARQEKAFYDEHFGPFLRTCQVIVTARDQRPGATYNSVVLGAKNFSGVLSAEVLEALLELQDQLTGASVWMEEEGREVTLKDVCYAPLNPSEPSLADCCINSVTQYFQNNRTHLAMEATQTVGKETGTVDWHDHLIYCVNSPLSFKDITTLELSCMAEYGGPVFPYIALGGYPGEWYTQAEALIVTYSLNNFPRSDPRNKWVLSWEQRFLEVVRDFQRNHSQNLSVSFMAERSLEDEINRTTGEDIPVFAVSYLVVFAYIALALGEYTAWRRVLVESKVTLALGGIAVVLGAVFASMGFLALLGLPSSLIILEVVPFLVLAVGADNIFIFVQEYQQSQREPGETREQHIGRVLAQVAPSMLLCSISEVICFLLGALSSMPAVRTFALTASVAIAFDFLLQMSGFVALLALDARRQEVLLFLFFSFAGLYLTLHVTVGLDQEIAMPEDSYMLQYFSDMNQYLPVGVPTYFVTTSGYNFSSTEGTNAICSSAGCDDNSLTQMIQYATRFPNVSYLAIPATSWVDDFLDWLNPTGRCCRIHLFGNLSGQFCPSTSNDISCLLGQCLDTTRRPTVEEFERFLPWFLHDLPTLQCAKGGLGAYDTAVSMDANGTIMASRFMAYQRPLRTSQEYTAALRAARALAENITGTLRQVPGTDPDFRVFPYTVTYVYYEQYLTVVGEGLFTLALCLVPTFLVSFVLLGMDLRSSIATLITITMILLDTVGIMALWDIPYNAVALINLVAAVGISVEFVSHLTCAFAHSTKPTRVERAAEATVTMGSKVVAGVAMTNLPGIVVLAFAKAQLIQIFFFRLNLIITLAGLAHGLVFLPVLLSYMGPSPQATTGDSKGSAGPDTGLALGNPCFEGSVRQRC, translated from the exons ATGGCAGCGTCTCCGGCGCTGGCCAGCGCGGTGCTCGGCGCCCTCCTGGCGCTG GCCGCGCCGGAGCTGACGCCGATCCACCGCGCCGGCTACTGCGCTTTCTACGACGAATGCGGGCGCAACCCCGAGGTGAACGTCTCGCTGGTGTCCTCCAACGTGCCCTGCCTCTACAACAGGCCGGCGCATCTGGCCACGGGcccgctgctgcagctgctgcgcTCCGTCTGCCCCGAGCTGGTGCGCGGGGACAACGACACGCGGGTGTGCTGCACGGTGCGGCAGCTCACCGCCCTGCAGGTCAGCGTGGCCCTGTCCGGCACCGTGCTGGCCCgctgcccctcctgctcccGCAACTTCGCCAACCTCTACTGCAACAACATCTGCAGCCCCGACCAGAGCCTCTTCACCAACGTCACCCGCATGGTCAACCGCACCAcggtgctgggggtgcagcaggaggccGTGGTGGAGTACCAGTGCTTCTACAGCCAGCGCTACGCTGACGCCGCCTTCAACTCCTGCAAGGACGTGCGGCTGCCGGCCACGGGCGGCTATGCCATCGACACCATGTGCGGCATCTACGGCGCCCGGCTCTGCACCACGCAGCGCTGGCTCGACTTCCAGGGCGACAAGAACAACGGGCTGGCCCCGCTGCAGATCGACTTCCAGCTGGTGCCCAACGGCACGCAGCCCGGCGACGGCATCGAGCCGCTGGATGAGCGGGTGTGGGGCTGCAGCGAGGCGCTCAGCGCCgaccagcagccctgctcctgccaggaCTGCGCCGAGTCCTGCCCGGCCGTGCCCGCGCCGCCCGACCCCGCGCCACCTTTCCGCTTGGGCGCCGTCGACGGCGCTTTGGTCATCTGCGTGCTGCTCTTCGGCTTCTTCGCCCTCGTCTTCCTCACTGCCTTGATGTGCCgcaggaagaagaagaagaagaaggcgGCGCCGGCTCCTCGTGAGGGCTGTGCGGTGCGTTTGGGCACCTACAGCCACCGCTTCCTGGCTGATGTTTTCCGCCGCTGGGGCACGCTGGTGGCCAGGCACCCGGTGCCGGTGCtggtggtggcggcggtggtggcggtCGGGCTGTCGGTCGGGATGATGACCCTGCAGCTCACCACCGACCCCGTGGAGCTGTGGTCAGCGCCGGGCAGCCAGGCGCGGCAGGAGAAGGCGTTTTACGACGAGCACTTCGGGCCCTTCCTGCGCACCTGCCAGGTGATTGTGACGGCGCGGGACCAGCGCCCGGGGGCCACCTACAACTCGGTGGTGCTGGGCGCCAAGAACTTCAGCGGGGTGCTGTCGGCCGAGGTGCTGGAggcgctgctggagctgcaggatcAGCTGACGGGGGCGAGCGTCTggatggaggaggagggcagggaggtgacGCTGAAGGACGTCTGCTACGCGCCCCTCAACCCCTCCGAGCCCAGCCTGGCCGACTGCTGCATCAACAGCGTGACCCAGTACTTCCAGAACAACCGCACCCACCTGGCCATGGAGGCCACCCAGACCGTGGGCAAGGAGACCGGCACCGTGGACTGGCACGATCACCTCATCTACTGCGTCAA CTCCCCGCTCTCCTTCAAGGACATCACGAcgctggagctgagctgcatGGCCGAGTACGGGGGGCCCGTCTTCCCCTACATTGCCCTCGGAGGCTACCCGGGTGAGTGG TACACGCAGGCGGAGGCGCTCATCGTCACCTACTCCCTCAACAACTTCCCGCGGAGCGACCCGCGGAACAAgtgggtgctgagctgggagcagcGCTTCCTCGAGGTGGTCCGCGACTTCCAGCGCAACCACAGCCAGAACCTCTCCGTCTCCTTCATGGCTGAG CGCTCGCTGGAGGATGAGATCAACCGCACCACGGGCGAGGACATCCCCGTCTTCGCCGTCAGCTACCTGGTGGTCTTCGCCTACATCGCCCTGGCGCTGGGCGAGTACACGGCCTGGCGCCGCGTGCTG GTGGAGTCGAAGGTGACGCTGGCGCTGGGCGGCATCGCCGTGGTGCTGGGCGCCGTCTTCGCCTCCATGGGCTTCCTggcgctgctggggctgccttcATCCCTCATCATCCTCGAGGTCGTGCCCTTCCTCGTCCTTGCTGTGGGTGCTGACAACATCTTCATCTTTGTGCAGGAGTACCAG CAGTCGCAGCGGGAGCCGGGCGAGACGCGGGAGCAGCACATCGGGCGGGTGCTGGCGCAGGTGGCACCCAgcatgctgctgtgcagcatcTCCGAGGTCATCTGCTTCCTCCTGG GCGCCCTGTCCTCCATGCCCGCCGTCCGCACCTTCGCCCTCACGGCCTCGGTGGCCATCGCCTTCGACTTCCTCCTCCAGATGTCGGGCTTCGTCGCCCTGCTGGCCCTTGATGCCCGCCGGCAGGAG GtgctgctcttcctcttcttctccttcGCCGGGCTCTACCTCACGCTGCACGTGACCGTGGGGCTGGACCAGGAGATCGCCATGCCCGAG GACTCCTACATGCTGCAGTACTTCTCCGACATGAACCAGTACCTGCCCGTGGGGGTGCCCACCTACTTCGTCACCACCAGCGGCTACAACTTCTCCTCGACCGAGGGCACCAACGCCATCTGCTCCAGCGCCGGCTGCGACGACAACTCGCTGACGCAGATGATCCAGTACGCCACGCGCTTCCCCAACGT GTCCTACCTCGCCATCCCCGCCACCTCCTGGGTGGACGATTTCCTCGACTGGCTCAACCCCACCGGCCGCTGCTGCCGCATCCACCTCTTCGGGAACCTCAGCGGGCAGTTTTGCCCTTCCACCAGCA ACGACATCAGCTGCCTGTTGGGGCAATGCCTGGACACCACGCGGCGGCCGACGGTGGAGGAGTTCGAGCGCTTCCTGCCCTGGTTCCTCCACGACCTCCCCACCCTGCAGTGCGCCAAGGG cGGCCTGGGCGCCTACGACACGGCGGTGAGCATGGACGCCAACGGCACCATCATGG cctCGCGGTTCATGGCGTACCAGCGGCCGCTGCGGACCTCGCAGGAGTACACGGCGGCGCTGCGGGCTGCCCGCGCCCTGGCTGAAAACATCACCGGCACCCTGCGCCAGGTGCCCGGCACCGACCCCGATTTCCGCGTCTTCCCCTACAC GGTGACGTACGTGTACTACGAGCAGTACCTGACGGTGGTGGGCGAGGGCCTGTTCACGCTGGCGCTGTGCCTGGTGCCCACCTTCCTCGTCTCCTTCGTGCTGCTGGGCATGGACCTGCGCTCCAGCATCGCCACCCTCATCACCATCACCATGATCCTGCTGGACACCGTGGGCATCATGGCCCTCTGGGACATCCCCTACAACGCCGTGGCCCTCATCAACCTCGTGGCG GCCGTGGGCATCTCCGTGGAGTTCGTGTCCCACCTCACCTGCGCCTTCGCCCACAGCACCAAGCCCACCCGCGTGGAGCGCGCCGCCGAGGCCACCGTCACCATGGGCAGCAAG GTGGTGGCCGGGGTGGCCATGACCAACCTGCCGGGCATCGTGGTGCTGGCCTTCGCCAAGGCGCAGCTCATCCAGATCTTCTTCTTCCGCCTCAACCTCATCATCACCCTCGCCGGCCTGGCGCACGGCCTCGTCTTCCTCCCCGTCCTCCTCAGCTACATGG GACCCAGTCCCCAGGCGACAACGGGGGACAGCAagggcagcgcggggccggACACGGGGCTGGCCCTGGGCAACCCCTGCTTCGAGGGCTCGGTGCGCCAGCGGTGCTGA
- the TMED4 gene encoding transmembrane emp24 domain-containing protein 4: MAGGGGLRAAVAALVLAAWGAHGLYFHIGETEKRCFIEEIPDETMVIGNYRTQLWDKQSEAFLPSTPGLGMHVEVKDPDGKVVLSRQYGSEGRFTFTSHTPGEHQICLHSNSTRMALFAGGKLRVHLDIQVGEHTNNYPEIAAKDKLTELQLRARQLLDQVEQIQKEQNYQRYREERFRMTSESTNQRVLWWSIAQTGILILTGIWQMRHLKSFFEAKKLV, translated from the exons atggcgggcggcggggggctgcgggccgCGGTGGCCGCCCTGGTGCTGGCGGCCTGGGGCGCCCACGGGCTCTACTTCCACATCGGGGAGACCGAGAAGCGCTGCTTCATCGAGGAGATCCCCGACGAGACCATGGTCATCG GGAACTACCGCACGCAGCTGTGGGACAAGCAGTCCGAGGCCTTCCTGCCCTCCACGCCGGGGCTGGGCATGCACGTGGAGGTGAAGGACCCCGACGGCAAG gtgGTGCTGTCGCGGCAGTACGGCTCCGAGGGCCGCTTCACCTTCACCTCGCACACGCCGGGCGAGCACCAGATCTGCCTGCACTCCAACTCCACGCGCATGGCGCTCTTCGCCGGCGGCAAGCTG CGGGTGCACCTGGACATCCAGGTGGGCGAGCACACCAACAACTACCCCGAGATCGCCGCCAAGGACAAGCTGACGGAGCTGCAGCTCCGCGCCCGGCAGCTCCTGGACCAGGTGGAGCAGATCCAGAAGGAGCAGAACTACCAGCGG TACCGCGAGGAGCGCTTCCGCATGACGAGCGAGAGCACCAACCAGCGCGTGCTCTGGTGGTCCATCGCCCAGACCGGCATCCTCATCCTCACCGGCATCTGGCAGATGCGGCACCTCAAGAGCTTCTTCGAGGCCAAGAAGCTGGTGTAG
- the DDX56 gene encoding probable ATP-dependent RNA helicase DDX56 yields the protein MAAAFEHLGLDPRLLRAVSELGWAAPTAIQAQAIPAALEGRDLLARARTGSGKTAAYGLPLLHRLLRAAAPGAAAQAVRALVLVPSKELGLQVVLSLRRLAAFCARHVRVADICAHTDLAAQKPVLMERPEVVVGTPGRVLAHLEARSLVLRHSLELLVLDEADLLLSFGFGDDLKALLCHLPKIYQALLVSATFNPDVEALKELVLHNPVIVQPQEPRLPGGAQLQQWVVRCDTEEDKFLLLCALLKLALLRGRALLFVGALARCYRLKLFLEQFGIAACALNSELPARSRCHVITQFNRGLYDYIVATDEEALEAPAGQPPQKKRKGAADGKGKDPEYSVARGIDFQNVAAVINFDVPPTVESYIHRVGRTARADNPGTALTFVLPEERDRLAQIEDRLAGENGGSMLQPYKFCMEEIEGLRYRCRDAMRSVTKQAVKEARLREIKEELLNSEKLKTYFEDNPRDLHVLRHDKPLHPAIVKPHLRNVPDYLVPPSLRSIAKPNLKKHKRLRLSHAGAGRRGGPTARRNANPLQSFKYTRQRTKRRATKSS from the exons ATGGCGGCGGCCTTCGAGCACCTGGGGCTGGACCCGCGGCTGCTGCGG GCCGTGTCGGAGCTGGGCTGGGCCGCCCCCACCGCCATCCAGGCCCAGGCCATCCCCGCGGCGCTGGAGGGCCGCGACCTCCTGGCCCGGGCCCGCACCGGCTCCGGGAAGACGGCGGCCTACGgcctgcccctgctgcaccGCCTGCTGCGGGCCGCG GCACCCGGCGCGGCGGCGCAGGCGGTGCGGGCGCTGGTGCTGGTGCCCTCcaaggagctggggctgcaggtggtGCTGAGCCTGCGGCGCCTCGCCGCCTTCTGCGCCCGCCACGTGCGCGTCGCCGACATCTGCGCCCACACCGACCTCGCCGCCCAGAA GCCGGTGCTGATGGAGCGGCCGGAGGTGGTGGTGGGCACGCCGGGCCGGGTGCTGGCGCACCTGGAGGCGCGCAGCCTGGTGCTGCGGCACTcgctggagctgctggtgctggacGAGGCCGACCTGCTGCTCTCCTTCGGCTTCGGAGACGACCTCAAGGCCCTGCTGTG cCACCTCCCCAAGATCTACCAGGCGCTGCTCGTCTCGGCCACCTTCAACCCCGACGTGGAGGCGCTGAAGGAGCTGGTGCTGCACAACCCG GTGATAGTGCAGCCGCAGGAGCCCCGGCTGCCGGGCGGCgcgcagctgcagcagtgggtgGTGCGCTGCGACACGGAGGAGGACaaattcctgctgctctgcGCCCTGCTGAAGCTGGCGCTGCTGCGGGGCCGCGCGCTGCTCTTCGTGGGCGCCCTGGCCCGCTGCTACCGCCTCAAGCTCTTCCTCGAGCAGTTCGGCATCGCCGCCTGCGCCCTCAACTCCGAGCTGCCCGCGCGCTCCCG GTGCCACGTCATCACCCAGTTCAACCGCGGCCTCTACGACTACATCGTGGCCACGGACGAGGAGGCGCTGGAGGCGCCCGCGGGGCAGCCCCCCCAGAAGAAGCGCAAGGGCGCTGCCGACGG CAAAGGCAAGGACCCGGAGTACAGCGTCGCGCGGGGCATCGACTTCCAAAACGTGGCCGCTGTCATCAACTTCGACGTGCCGCCGACCGTCGAGTCCTACATCCACCGCGTGGGCAG GACGGCCCGCGCGGACAACCCCGGCACGGCGCTCACCTTCGTGCTGCCCGAGGAGCGGGACCGGCTGGCACAGATCGAGGACAGGCTCGCAGGAG AGAACGGCGGGTCCATGCTGCAGCCCTACAAGTTCTGCATGGAGGAGATCGAGGGCCTGCGGTACCGCTGCCGG GACGCCATGCGCTCCGTCACCAAGCAGGCGGTGAAGGAGGCTCGGCTGCGGGAGATCAAGGAGGAGCTGCTCAACTCCGAGAAACTCAAG aCGTACTTCGAGGACAACCCCCGCGACCTGCACGTCCTGCGCCACGACAAGCCGCTGCACCCCGCCATCGTCAAGCCTCACCTCCGCAACGTGCCCGACTACCTGG TGCCACCCAGCCTCCGCAGCATCGCCAAGCCCAACCTGAAGAAGCACAAGCGGCTGCGGCTGTCCCACGCCGGTGCCGGCCGCCGCGGCGGCCCCACG GCACGCCGCAACGCCAACCCACTGCAGAGCTTCAAGTACACCCGCCAGCGCACCAAGCGCCGTGCCACGAAGTCCTCCtga
- the MRPS24 gene encoding 28S ribosomal protein S24, mitochondrial codes for MAAAAVALTLRAAPRGVPILSHVPVLTAARHLHTTPACLKTRAARVRVGKGDKPVTYEKAHPPHYIAHRKGWLSLHTGNLDGELGAAERTVEDVFLRKFFHGTFPGCLADEVVLKRRANALVGCLLLLPHLAPAKLCFLVGYAETLLSHLYKCPVRLEVQTVPAKVVYKWL; via the exons atggcggcggccgcGGTCGCCCTGACGCTGAGG gcagcGCCCCGCGGCGTCCCCATCCTCAGCCACGTCCCCGTCCTCACCGCCGCCCGCCACCTCCACACCACCCCCGCCTGCCTCAAG ACGCGGGCGGCGCGGGTGCGCGTGGGGAAAGGGGACAAGCCGGTCACCTACGAGAAGGCGCACCCGCCACACTACATCGCCCACCGCAAGGGCTGGCTGTCCTTGCACACCG GAAACCTGGACGGGGAACTGGGGGCGGCGGAGAGGACGGTGGAGGACGTCTTCCTGCGCAAATTCTTCCACGGCACCTTCCCCGGCTGCCTGGCCGACGAGGTGGTGCTGAAGCGGCGCGCCAACGCGCTGgtgggctgcctgctgctgctgccacaccTGGCCCCCGCCAAGCTCTGCTTCCTGGTGGGCTACGCCGAGACCCTCCTGTCACACCTCTACAAGTGCCCCGTCCGCCTCGAGGTGCAGACGGTGCCCGCCAAGGTGGTCTACAAGTGGTTATag